One window of the Runella slithyformis DSM 19594 genome contains the following:
- a CDS encoding peptidase domain-containing ABC transporter → MATKKGLIGTKNLDSPKAMNQKQLEKSFVLQQDSSDCGVACLKTLLRYYGSDASLERLRELSGTTTQGTTLLGLYQAANTLGLEAEGCEADISALREHGAPVALHVLMEGQLQHYVVCSPLTPDGGANTVSSSTVGRQIGFIVSDPARGVEVWSEEELRGRWQSGKCLTIKPTERLSQRKDQQKAKKAWLMSLVAQDAALLAAASVLGLGMALLGMAMAVFSQKLIDEILPARQFTKLYAGIALVAFLLLVRVGLESLRTYILLRQSKQFNNRIIGLFYDLLLALPKAFFDSRKTGDLVARLNDTGRIQRVISQLAGSVLIDLLMVVVTLGFLVYYSWQVGIAVLLALPFYFWLLYRFNKPISDAQRNVMAAYAHNESNYISTLQGVRVIKNFGKQLFFGELNRQVYGTFQENVFKLGQIQIRLNAWASIAGVSMLIATLGFTSWQVLQNQLKTGELMAIVGLVSSLLPSVANLALIAIPINEARIAFERMFEFVGLQPEDASNVEENTSIEIFNSLEINNLSFRFAGRMPLLKNVNLRLERGQIVGLMGESGSGKSTLLQIIEKFYIPESGQVMFNDTIDWNEITPRQWRTLIATVPQEVHLFNGTVLDNILLGNPTTKAEIMDFCQQYGFVNFIESLPQGLATIVGEEGVNLSGGQKQMLALMRALYKRPQLLILDEATSAMDKHTEQFVLGLLESLRSQMAVLSVSHRTDILQKHCDVVYELESGVLNEQLTTSVL, encoded by the coding sequence ATGGCAACGAAGAAGGGGCTAATAGGTACCAAAAATCTTGACTCACCCAAAGCCATGAATCAAAAACAACTCGAAAAATCGTTTGTGTTACAGCAAGATTCGTCAGACTGCGGCGTGGCTTGTCTCAAAACGCTGCTGCGCTACTACGGCAGCGATGCCTCGCTCGAACGCCTGCGCGAACTTAGCGGTACTACGACACAAGGCACTACGTTGCTTGGCCTTTACCAAGCCGCCAACACGCTCGGCTTAGAAGCCGAAGGTTGCGAAGCTGATATTTCGGCCTTGCGGGAGCACGGCGCACCTGTAGCTCTACACGTACTGATGGAAGGGCAGTTGCAGCACTATGTGGTGTGTAGCCCCCTAACCCCCGATGGGGGGGCAAATACAGTTTCCTCATCGACAGTCGGGAGGCAGATTGGTTTCATCGTTAGCGACCCTGCGCGGGGCGTAGAAGTATGGTCGGAAGAGGAGTTGCGAGGGCGTTGGCAGTCGGGCAAGTGCTTGACCATAAAGCCTACCGAGCGACTTTCGCAACGCAAAGACCAACAAAAAGCAAAAAAAGCATGGCTCATGTCATTGGTAGCGCAAGATGCGGCTTTGTTGGCAGCGGCTTCGGTGTTGGGGTTAGGAATGGCATTGTTGGGTATGGCTATGGCCGTATTTTCCCAAAAATTGATTGATGAGATTCTTCCCGCTCGACAATTTACCAAACTCTACGCGGGCATTGCGTTGGTAGCGTTTTTGTTATTGGTGCGCGTAGGACTTGAATCACTCCGTACGTATATACTACTGCGGCAGTCAAAACAGTTCAACAATCGCATCATTGGCCTTTTTTATGACCTTTTGCTCGCGCTTCCCAAAGCATTCTTTGACTCTCGAAAAACAGGCGACTTGGTAGCCCGCCTCAACGACACGGGGCGCATACAGCGCGTTATCAGTCAGTTGGCGGGGAGCGTACTTATAGATTTGTTGATGGTGGTCGTTACGTTAGGGTTTTTGGTATATTATTCATGGCAAGTAGGCATAGCTGTTTTACTGGCCTTGCCCTTCTATTTCTGGTTACTGTATCGTTTCAACAAACCTATTAGCGATGCGCAACGCAACGTGATGGCGGCCTATGCCCACAACGAAAGTAATTATATCAGTACGTTGCAAGGGGTGCGGGTTATCAAAAACTTTGGCAAACAGTTATTTTTTGGTGAATTGAATCGCCAGGTGTACGGGACATTTCAAGAAAATGTTTTTAAATTGGGGCAGATACAAATTCGGCTCAATGCGTGGGCTTCGATAGCAGGCGTGAGTATGTTGATAGCTACGTTGGGTTTTACAAGCTGGCAGGTGTTACAAAATCAACTCAAAACGGGGGAATTGATGGCCATTGTAGGCTTAGTGTCGTCGTTGTTGCCTTCGGTAGCCAATTTAGCGCTCATTGCTATTCCCATCAACGAAGCCCGCATTGCTTTTGAGCGAATGTTTGAGTTTGTAGGTTTACAGCCCGAAGACGCATCTAATGTTGAAGAAAATACGTCTATAGAAATCTTCAATAGTCTTGAAATTAACAATTTGTCATTTCGGTTTGCGGGGCGTATGCCTTTGCTCAAAAATGTAAACTTGCGTCTTGAACGTGGGCAAATAGTGGGTTTGATGGGCGAAAGTGGTAGCGGAAAAAGTACGCTCCTGCAAATCATTGAAAAATTTTATATTCCCGAAAGTGGTCAAGTGATGTTCAACGATACCATTGACTGGAACGAAATTACACCCCGCCAATGGCGTACTTTGATTGCTACTGTTCCGCAAGAGGTTCACCTTTTTAATGGTACAGTTTTGGACAATATTTTATTGGGAAACCCTACCACCAAAGCAGAAATTATGGATTTTTGCCAGCAATACGGTTTTGTAAATTTTATCGAAAGTTTGCCGCAAGGCTTGGCTACCATAGTAGGTGAGGAAGGTGTTAATCTATCGGGTGGTCAAAAGCAAATGTTGGCATTGATGCGGGCTTTATACAAACGACCTCAACTGCTCATTCTCGACGAGGCCACCTCGGCCATGGACAAACACACCGAGCAGTTTGTGCTGGGTTTGCTCGAATCCTTGCGTTCACAGATGGCTGTTTTGTCGGTGTCGCACCGTACCGATATATTACAGAAGCACTGCGACGTAGTGTATGAATTGGAAAGTGGTGTATTGAATGAGCAATTAACAACGTCAGTACTTTAA
- a CDS encoding TlpA family protein disulfide reductase, translating into MKKGYLKFALLFGLAVASIYLGYSILHKMAIKKAVAARVAQLPAFQFTNLSGGVFTPQQLAQKPTWLLYFDSTCEFCQMEITDLDRHKEKLTAVQLVLISAEETAVLQKFVRQHSFAQLSNVAIVQDHNHQCPKLLGMNTTPSSLLYDASGRLVERFGGVVKVEKIISLLNEN; encoded by the coding sequence ATGAAAAAAGGATATCTAAAATTTGCCTTGCTGTTTGGCTTGGCGGTGGCTTCTATATACTTAGGCTACAGTATTTTGCACAAGATGGCCATCAAAAAGGCTGTAGCCGCGCGGGTGGCGCAGTTGCCCGCTTTTCAATTCACCAATTTATCAGGAGGGGTTTTTACGCCTCAACAGTTGGCACAAAAACCCACTTGGTTGCTTTATTTTGACTCTACTTGTGAGTTTTGTCAAATGGAAATTACCGATTTGGACCGGCATAAAGAGAAGCTGACAGCCGTACAGTTGGTGTTGATTTCTGCAGAAGAAACGGCAGTGCTACAAAAATTTGTCCGACAGCACAGTTTTGCCCAACTGTCTAACGTAGCAATAGTGCAAGACCACAATCATCAATGTCCCAAATTGTTGGGAATGAATACCACACCATCTTCTCTGCTCTACGATGCTTCGGGGCGGTTAGTGGAGCGTTTTGGTGGCGTGGTTAAAGTAGAAAAAATAATATCGTTACTAAACGAAAATTAG
- a CDS encoding Crp/Fnr family transcriptional regulator, translated as MVSGIVRSTYLRPDGEEVTHWLLGSGEIASIPTSLFTGSISHDDLRAVTDALVIKIPYDILSQNFERFSYLNKIRVAVMQRYILSYEERSRALRMGTSQEQLDVFIAHYPEIYYATPLQIVASFLGISKTTLVRLRQYNP; from the coding sequence GTGGTCAGCGGCATTGTGCGCAGCACCTACCTGCGGCCCGATGGCGAAGAAGTAACCCATTGGCTGTTAGGCTCGGGCGAGATAGCTTCCATCCCGACGAGTTTGTTTACGGGCAGTATCAGCCACGACGACTTGCGGGCCGTTACGGATGCATTGGTTATCAAGATTCCTTATGATATACTGAGTCAGAATTTTGAGCGGTTTTCTTACCTCAACAAAATCAGAGTGGCCGTGATGCAACGCTACATCCTGAGCTACGAAGAGCGCAGTCGCGCTTTGCGCATGGGTACTTCTCAAGAACAATTAGATGTTTTTATAGCGCATTACCCCGAAATTTACTATGCTACACCCCTCCAAATAGTAGCTTCGTTTTTGGGCATCAGTAAAACCACCCTCGTTCGACTGCGGCAATACAATCCATAA
- a CDS encoding family 43 glycosylhydrolase codes for MLLFLCTLKEETVFAQKPEMHYGDLDIPTRPYAKDPYVIYFQGTYWMYYSVPGAQFKEWYIGIANSTDLTHWEKKGNLKGQKGTVEEKGICAPGALVKDGVLHLFYQTYGNGKLDAICHAFSTNGIDFERDATNPIFRPKISDWSCGRAIDAEVVAYKNNYFLYYATRDPDYKIQQQGVAVAPITANFDRNSWSEVPNMPMLKPELAWEKKCIEAASCIQKGKYLYMFYAGAYNNEPQQIGVARSVDGIHWKRMSEEPFLTNGEAGTWNESESGHPNVFKAQDGRYYLFFQGNNDKGKTWYLSKVEIGWNKKGPYLKK; via the coding sequence TTGCTTCTTTTTCTTTGTACGTTAAAGGAAGAAACGGTTTTTGCTCAAAAACCCGAAATGCATTACGGCGATTTGGACATCCCGACAAGACCTTATGCCAAAGACCCTTACGTGATTTATTTTCAGGGAACGTATTGGATGTATTACTCGGTGCCCGGCGCGCAATTTAAAGAATGGTACATCGGCATTGCCAACAGCACCGATTTGACCCATTGGGAGAAAAAAGGAAACCTTAAAGGTCAAAAAGGAACCGTGGAAGAAAAAGGTATTTGTGCGCCGGGAGCATTGGTAAAAGACGGGGTGCTGCACCTTTTTTACCAAACCTACGGAAACGGTAAATTGGATGCGATTTGCCACGCGTTTTCTACCAACGGCATTGATTTTGAACGAGATGCCACCAACCCGATTTTTAGGCCGAAAATAAGCGATTGGAGTTGTGGCAGGGCGATTGATGCAGAAGTGGTTGCTTACAAAAACAACTATTTTCTGTATTACGCGACCAGAGACCCCGATTATAAAATCCAGCAGCAAGGCGTAGCCGTAGCACCTATCACGGCCAATTTTGACCGAAACAGTTGGAGCGAAGTACCCAATATGCCCATGCTGAAACCCGAATTGGCGTGGGAGAAAAAGTGCATCGAAGCGGCCTCCTGTATTCAAAAAGGGAAGTACTTGTATATGTTTTACGCAGGTGCCTACAACAATGAACCGCAACAAATAGGCGTTGCCCGAAGTGTGGACGGTATTCATTGGAAACGGATGTCAGAAGAGCCTTTTCTGACAAATGGCGAAGCAGGAACATGGAATGAGAGTGAAAGCGGACACCCTAACGTTTTTAAAGCCCAAGACGGTCGCTATTATCTGTTTTTTCAAGGCAATAATGACAAAGGGAAAACGTGGTATTTATCCAAAGTAGAAATCGGTTGGAATAAAAAAGGACCTTATTTAAAGAAATAA
- a CDS encoding DUF7133 domain-containing protein, with product MKMSKFTINNPKFKVVFLSLLGLSVFMVSFKNISFEQPKFSLENYKVEEGFELKLIASESMLKAPVSMDFDNKGRMWVVEMIGYMPNLEGIGEEIPNGRIRILEDINKDGVIDRSKVFLDKLVLPRALAHVYGGLLYVDGPKLWFVEIINDKPGKKTLVDPVYAEGGNVEHSSNGLMMNIDNWIYNANYNFRYQLKNGKWIKEPTSNRGQWGITRDNFGRLYYNNNSTQLQGDFVLPNRVIRNRFFRPTAAENQRLTNNKVFPIHPTSVNRGYQKGVLDDKGMLVDVTAACGPLVYRGGAFPESYNQNVFVCVPEANLIKRNILTFKNTQTTAAQAIEKKEFIASTDEGFRPVNLFNGPDGAMYIVDMHRGIIQHKAYISQYLTEQLASKKLDTLQNAGRILKVTHKATKLNPVPDFSKASAAQLVALLSNSNGWLRDRAQQVLIQKKDLSVKNELIALTKNGNEFSTAIHALYVLEGLNALSFDLLSDVVKQSKQPETIAHALGLMERFATTQQVAKMKEISTQLLAQTNETIDLYLAVSLNPWLKLSEAIFLPLLSEIEKKYADRRIFQEAIVSSLEGKEEKYLVTQNPTAVLKSNLTLAVNNHQKKEMNPIFVKETNVVDNRTKGLQLFRSICATCHGADGKGIQELAPPLKGSEYIDGSMNRLAAIILHGVSGPIHVSGKLYKLNNEMPALINNKAISDQDIVDIIRFTQNAFAKEGKNISVEDVKKMRERKPVGNGILTEKQLLEDDFDK from the coding sequence ATGAAAATGTCCAAATTCACCATTAACAATCCTAAATTTAAGGTTGTATTTCTCTCCCTCTTAGGGCTTTCCGTCTTCATGGTAAGCTTTAAAAATATCTCTTTTGAACAACCCAAATTTTCGCTTGAAAACTATAAAGTGGAAGAAGGGTTTGAGTTAAAGTTAATCGCTTCTGAATCGATGTTGAAAGCCCCCGTCAGCATGGATTTTGACAATAAAGGCCGCATGTGGGTCGTGGAGATGATCGGCTACATGCCTAATCTCGAAGGCATTGGCGAAGAAATACCCAACGGCAGGATCCGTATTTTGGAAGACATCAATAAAGATGGCGTCATTGACCGTTCCAAGGTCTTTTTGGATAAACTCGTGTTGCCGCGTGCCCTGGCGCATGTGTATGGAGGGTTGCTCTACGTGGATGGTCCCAAACTCTGGTTTGTAGAAATAATAAATGACAAGCCCGGTAAAAAAACGCTGGTGGACCCGGTCTACGCCGAAGGCGGCAATGTGGAGCATTCGTCCAACGGATTGATGATGAACATCGACAACTGGATCTATAATGCGAATTATAACTTCCGATATCAGTTGAAAAACGGCAAATGGATAAAAGAACCCACTTCCAATCGTGGTCAGTGGGGCATCACGAGAGATAATTTCGGCCGATTGTATTACAACAACAACAGCACCCAATTGCAGGGCGATTTTGTATTGCCCAACAGAGTCATTCGGAACCGCTTTTTCAGACCCACTGCGGCCGAAAATCAGCGGCTGACCAACAATAAGGTATTTCCTATTCACCCAACATCGGTCAACCGGGGGTATCAAAAAGGGGTATTGGATGACAAAGGAATGTTGGTGGATGTGACCGCTGCCTGCGGCCCTTTGGTGTATCGGGGAGGGGCTTTTCCTGAATCGTACAATCAAAATGTGTTTGTCTGCGTTCCGGAAGCCAATTTGATCAAACGAAATATTCTCACCTTTAAAAATACCCAAACTACGGCTGCCCAAGCCATTGAAAAGAAAGAGTTTATCGCTTCTACGGACGAAGGTTTCCGCCCGGTCAATTTGTTTAACGGACCCGACGGCGCTATGTATATCGTCGATATGCACCGGGGCATTATTCAGCACAAAGCCTATATTTCGCAATATTTGACGGAACAGTTGGCTTCTAAAAAACTCGATACATTACAGAATGCGGGACGAATTTTGAAAGTGACCCACAAAGCAACCAAACTCAACCCCGTCCCTGATTTTTCAAAGGCTTCTGCCGCCCAATTGGTCGCGTTGCTCAGCAATTCCAATGGCTGGTTGAGAGACCGTGCGCAGCAGGTATTGATTCAGAAGAAAGACCTTTCCGTTAAGAATGAATTGATTGCTTTAACCAAAAACGGCAACGAATTTTCAACGGCGATTCATGCATTGTATGTATTAGAAGGCTTGAATGCACTTTCCTTTGACCTCCTGAGCGATGTGGTAAAACAATCAAAACAGCCTGAAACCATTGCCCATGCGTTAGGGCTGATGGAGCGTTTTGCCACGACGCAGCAGGTAGCAAAAATGAAGGAAATCAGCACGCAATTGCTGGCTCAAACTAATGAAACGATAGACCTCTATTTGGCGGTTTCCCTAAACCCCTGGCTCAAATTGTCGGAAGCGATATTCCTGCCTCTTCTTTCTGAAATAGAAAAAAAATACGCCGATCGCCGCATCTTTCAAGAGGCCATTGTCAGCAGTTTGGAAGGAAAGGAAGAAAAATATCTCGTTACTCAGAATCCAACGGCGGTGCTGAAAAGCAACTTGACATTGGCCGTCAACAATCATCAGAAAAAAGAAATGAACCCCATTTTTGTCAAGGAAACCAATGTGGTGGATAACCGAACTAAAGGTCTGCAATTGTTCAGAAGCATTTGTGCGACCTGTCACGGGGCTGATGGCAAAGGCATTCAGGAATTGGCCCCGCCACTCAAAGGCTCCGAATACATTGATGGCTCAATGAATCGTTTGGCGGCCATCATTCTGCACGGCGTCAGCGGACCGATTCATGTGAGCGGAAAGCTGTACAAGTTAAACAACGAAATGCCGGCGCTTATCAATAACAAAGCCATCAGTGACCAGGACATTGTAGATATTATACGATTTACGCAGAATGCCTTTGCGAAAGAAGGGAAAAATATTTCTGTGGAGGATGTTAAAAAAATGAGGGAAAGAAAACCCGTAGGAAACGGCATTTTGACCGAAAAGCAGTTGCTGGAAGATGATTTTGACAAGTGA
- a CDS encoding glycoside hydrolase family 95 protein, with amino-acid sequence MLSVIYSNAQYLDFSAGLNAKAFNPSTVSWYNAPAKKWEDALPVGNGRLGAMVFGRSGEERIQLNEETYWSGGPYSTVVKGGYKVLPEIQKLVFEEKYLAAHNLFGRHLMGYPVEQQKYQSLANLHLFFQNQDSTTEYKRWLNLESGITSVSYKSNGITYQRDVFASAPDQVIVIRLTADKSGSISFKANLRGVRNQAHSNYATDYFRMDPYGSDGLILTGKSADYMGVAGKLKYEARIKAIPEGGRMKTDGVDLIIENANTVTLYFAAATNFVNYKDVRANPHQRVEDYFARIKSKSYTSILEAALADYKHFFDRVSLQLPTTENSFLPLPERIQKIQSSPDPSLSALSYNFGRYLMIASSRPGTEPANLQGIWNDNMNPDWDSKYTTNINTQMNYWPVESSNLSECAEPLVRFIKELTDQGTQVAREHYGAKGWVFHQNTDLWRVAAPMDGPTWGTFTVGGAWLCTHLWEHYQYTMDAAFLKETYPLMKGSVQFFMDFLKPHPNGKWLVTNPSTSPENFPDGGGNKPYFDEVTAGFREGTTICAGSSIDMQILFDLFGYFIEASAILGDNSAFVQQVKVAREKLVPPQIGRDGSLQEWSDDWKSLEKNHRHFSHMYGLYPGKVLYEKRTPALTEAYKKVLEERGDASTGWSRAWKMALWARLGDGNRANKIYKGFIKEQSCLSLFALCGRAPQVDGTFGATAAITEMLLQSHDGFIKLLPALPDDWSSGAFKGVCARGAFELDYVWENKQLKQVKITSKAGGICRLEALPNVKVTQNGNTAAFNRLPNGIIEIKTLKGEVYVVE; translated from the coding sequence TTGCTATCCGTAATTTACAGTAACGCGCAGTACCTTGACTTTTCTGCTGGACTGAATGCGAAAGCGTTTAATCCATCTACGGTAAGTTGGTACAATGCACCGGCCAAAAAATGGGAGGATGCGCTGCCTGTGGGCAATGGCAGACTGGGTGCCATGGTTTTTGGGCGAAGCGGCGAAGAACGGATTCAACTCAACGAAGAAACCTATTGGTCCGGAGGGCCTTATTCCACGGTTGTAAAAGGCGGTTATAAAGTCTTGCCCGAAATTCAAAAATTGGTTTTTGAAGAGAAATATTTAGCGGCTCATAATCTATTCGGGAGGCATTTGATGGGGTATCCTGTTGAGCAACAGAAATACCAAAGTCTTGCCAACCTGCATTTGTTTTTCCAAAACCAAGATTCAACCACCGAGTACAAACGATGGCTGAACTTAGAAAGCGGAATCACTTCTGTTTCGTACAAATCAAACGGAATTACCTATCAGCGTGACGTGTTTGCCTCCGCTCCCGACCAAGTCATTGTCATTAGATTGACAGCAGATAAGTCGGGCAGTATTTCTTTCAAAGCCAATCTCAGAGGAGTAAGAAACCAAGCCCATTCCAATTATGCCACCGACTATTTCAGAATGGACCCTTATGGCTCCGATGGCTTGATTTTGACGGGCAAATCGGCTGATTATATGGGTGTGGCAGGAAAACTGAAATACGAAGCCCGTATAAAAGCCATTCCCGAAGGTGGAAGGATGAAAACCGATGGCGTTGATTTAATCATCGAAAATGCCAATACCGTTACTTTGTATTTTGCCGCAGCGACCAATTTTGTGAATTACAAAGATGTGAGAGCCAACCCACACCAAAGGGTAGAGGATTATTTTGCAAGGATAAAAAGTAAATCTTATACCTCTATTTTAGAGGCGGCTTTGGCCGATTATAAACACTTTTTTGACCGAGTTTCGCTTCAACTGCCCACCACCGAAAACTCATTTCTTCCTTTGCCCGAACGAATTCAGAAAATACAAAGCAGCCCCGACCCTTCGCTGTCGGCGTTGAGCTATAATTTCGGCAGGTATTTGATGATTGCGTCTTCCCGACCAGGTACCGAACCCGCTAATTTACAGGGTATTTGGAACGATAACATGAACCCGGATTGGGATTCGAAATACACGACCAATATCAATACACAAATGAATTATTGGCCTGTGGAAAGCAGTAACCTTTCTGAATGTGCCGAGCCATTGGTTCGCTTCATCAAAGAACTAACCGACCAAGGGACACAAGTGGCCCGGGAGCATTATGGTGCAAAAGGCTGGGTTTTTCATCAGAATACAGACCTTTGGCGAGTGGCCGCCCCCATGGATGGCCCCACGTGGGGAACATTTACCGTAGGTGGTGCCTGGCTCTGTACTCACCTTTGGGAGCATTATCAATACACAATGGATGCGGCGTTTCTCAAAGAGACGTATCCATTGATGAAAGGCTCGGTGCAGTTTTTTATGGATTTCTTAAAGCCGCATCCCAATGGTAAGTGGTTGGTAACCAATCCTTCTACTTCGCCCGAAAACTTCCCTGACGGAGGGGGGAACAAGCCTTATTTTGATGAAGTAACGGCAGGATTTAGAGAAGGCACAACGATATGTGCAGGCTCTTCGATTGACATGCAGATTCTCTTCGATTTGTTTGGCTATTTCATAGAGGCTTCTGCCATTTTGGGCGACAATAGCGCTTTTGTTCAGCAGGTAAAAGTCGCACGGGAAAAATTAGTGCCTCCCCAAATCGGCAGGGATGGTTCGTTGCAGGAATGGTCGGATGACTGGAAATCCTTAGAAAAAAATCACCGGCATTTTTCGCACATGTACGGCCTGTACCCGGGCAAGGTGTTGTACGAAAAAAGAACGCCCGCTTTGACAGAAGCCTATAAAAAAGTATTGGAGGAAAGGGGCGATGCCTCCACGGGTTGGTCAAGAGCATGGAAAATGGCGCTGTGGGCAAGATTGGGCGATGGCAACAGGGCCAATAAGATTTACAAAGGCTTTATCAAAGAACAAAGTTGCCTGTCACTGTTTGCTTTATGTGGAAGAGCTCCGCAGGTAGACGGTACATTTGGTGCTACGGCCGCCATCACCGAAATGTTGCTGCAATCACACGATGGCTTTATCAAATTACTCCCCGCTTTACCCGATGATTGGAGTTCGGGAGCATTCAAAGGTGTATGTGCCAGAGGGGCTTTTGAATTGGATTATGTTTGGGAAAATAAGCAACTCAAGCAAGTGAAAATTACCTCAAAAGCGGGTGGTATCTGCCGATTGGAAGCCTTACCCAATGTAAAGGTTACTCAAAATGGTAATACGGCCGCATTTAATAGATTACCCAATGGAATCATTGAGATTAAAACCCTGAAAGGTGAAGTATATGTTGTTGAGTGA